The Cydia splendana chromosome 8, ilCydSple1.2, whole genome shotgun sequence genome contains a region encoding:
- the LOC134792849 gene encoding uncharacterized protein LOC134792849 isoform X4, translating into MPSKEMADLEVRQDQLLKKLDILYNRIKTISSFCNVNPAKVNRSSNIKPAFIEIPEELVLVYSPDCLPWFLKKIVKESSHPVNVSWHIHSSVPTEKVPKVQAFVKSFPKQGHASKVTIRLILKNVSADPELKWSSLELPIIGNVNILRYVSLAYPSVIPYDSDDYNVDNLLDICHLLERTPEKSKETLTKKLFSQSKNWIYNNEFSIVDVAAYNVLKQWQNSTKYAPKDWLVKCDKLF; encoded by the exons ATGCCAAGTAAGGAAATGGCTGACCTGGAAGTAAGACAGGATCAGCTCTTAAAGAAGCTTGACATCCTTTATAATAGGATTAAAACAATAAGTTCATTCTGCAACGTGAATCCGGCAAAAGTTAACAGATCAAGCAACATAAAGCCTGCTTTT ATTGAAATACCAGAGGAATTAGTTTTGGTATACAGCCCCGATTGTTTACCCTGGTTTTTGAAAAAGATAGTAAAAGAATCCTCTCATCCAGTTAATGTGTCATGGCATATTCATTCTTCTGTCCCAACTGAAAAGGTGCCAAAGGTACAGGCTTTTGTGAAAAGCTTTCCAAAACAAGGACATGCATCTAAAGTTACTATCAGGCTGATACTCAAAAATG tttcagcTGATCCTGAATTGAAGTGGTCATCTTTGGAACTGCCCATCATTGGAAATGTAAACATTTTAAGATATGTTTCATTGGCGTATCCATCTGTTATACCATATGACTCCGATGACTACAATGTGGACAACCTCCTGGATATCTGTCACTTGTTGGAAAGAACACCGGAAAAGAGCAAGGAAACATTGACAAAGAAACTATTCTCTCAATCCAAGAATTGGATATATAACAATGAATTCTCAATTGTTGATGTTGCTGCTTATAATGTTCTTAAGCAATGGCAAAATAGTACTAAATATGCTCCTAAAGATTGGTTGGTAAAATGTGACAaactattttaa
- the LOC134792849 gene encoding uncharacterized protein LOC134792849 isoform X2 yields MSTMYSMKNIITHDGDILLPKCMYHMKNLYNFDTTAKSTEEEIDINVRTQMPSKEMADLEVRQDQLLKKLDILYNRIKTISSFCNVNPAKVNRSSNIKPAFIEIPEELVLVYSPDCLPWFLKKIVKESSHPVNVSWHIHSSVPTEKVPKVQAFVKSFPKQGHASKVTIRLILKNVSADPELKWSSLELPIIGNVNILRYVSLAYPSVIPYDSDDYNVDNLLDICHLLERTPEKSKETLTKKLFSQSKNWIYNNEFSIVDVAAYNVLKQWQNSTKYAPKDWLVKCDKLF; encoded by the exons ATGAGCACAATGTATTCCATGAAAAACATCATTACTCATGACGGCGATATACTTTTGCCAAAGTGCATGTATCACATGAAAAATCTATACAATTTCGACACGACGGCGAAATCAACCGAAGAAGAGATCGATATCAATGTTAGAACCCAG ATGCCAAGTAAGGAAATGGCTGACCTGGAAGTAAGACAGGATCAGCTCTTAAAGAAGCTTGACATCCTTTATAATAGGATTAAAACAATAAGTTCATTCTGCAACGTGAATCCGGCAAAAGTTAACAGATCAAGCAACATAAAGCCTGCTTTT ATTGAAATACCAGAGGAATTAGTTTTGGTATACAGCCCCGATTGTTTACCCTGGTTTTTGAAAAAGATAGTAAAAGAATCCTCTCATCCAGTTAATGTGTCATGGCATATTCATTCTTCTGTCCCAACTGAAAAGGTGCCAAAGGTACAGGCTTTTGTGAAAAGCTTTCCAAAACAAGGACATGCATCTAAAGTTACTATCAGGCTGATACTCAAAAATG tttcagcTGATCCTGAATTGAAGTGGTCATCTTTGGAACTGCCCATCATTGGAAATGTAAACATTTTAAGATATGTTTCATTGGCGTATCCATCTGTTATACCATATGACTCCGATGACTACAATGTGGACAACCTCCTGGATATCTGTCACTTGTTGGAAAGAACACCGGAAAAGAGCAAGGAAACATTGACAAAGAAACTATTCTCTCAATCCAAGAATTGGATATATAACAATGAATTCTCAATTGTTGATGTTGCTGCTTATAATGTTCTTAAGCAATGGCAAAATAGTACTAAATATGCTCCTAAAGATTGGTTGGTAAAATGTGACAaactattttaa
- the LOC134792849 gene encoding uncharacterized protein LOC134792849 isoform X1 yields the protein MSTMYSMKNIITHDGDILLPKCMYHMKNLYNFDTTAKSTEEEIDINVRTQVMKLLKMPSKEMADLEVRQDQLLKKLDILYNRIKTISSFCNVNPAKVNRSSNIKPAFIEIPEELVLVYSPDCLPWFLKKIVKESSHPVNVSWHIHSSVPTEKVPKVQAFVKSFPKQGHASKVTIRLILKNVSADPELKWSSLELPIIGNVNILRYVSLAYPSVIPYDSDDYNVDNLLDICHLLERTPEKSKETLTKKLFSQSKNWIYNNEFSIVDVAAYNVLKQWQNSTKYAPKDWLVKCDKLF from the exons ATGAGCACAATGTATTCCATGAAAAACATCATTACTCATGACGGCGATATACTTTTGCCAAAGTGCATGTATCACATGAAAAATCTATACAATTTCGACACGACGGCGAAATCAACCGAAGAAGAGATCGATATCAATGTTAGAACCCAGGTTATGAAGTTattaaag ATGCCAAGTAAGGAAATGGCTGACCTGGAAGTAAGACAGGATCAGCTCTTAAAGAAGCTTGACATCCTTTATAATAGGATTAAAACAATAAGTTCATTCTGCAACGTGAATCCGGCAAAAGTTAACAGATCAAGCAACATAAAGCCTGCTTTT ATTGAAATACCAGAGGAATTAGTTTTGGTATACAGCCCCGATTGTTTACCCTGGTTTTTGAAAAAGATAGTAAAAGAATCCTCTCATCCAGTTAATGTGTCATGGCATATTCATTCTTCTGTCCCAACTGAAAAGGTGCCAAAGGTACAGGCTTTTGTGAAAAGCTTTCCAAAACAAGGACATGCATCTAAAGTTACTATCAGGCTGATACTCAAAAATG tttcagcTGATCCTGAATTGAAGTGGTCATCTTTGGAACTGCCCATCATTGGAAATGTAAACATTTTAAGATATGTTTCATTGGCGTATCCATCTGTTATACCATATGACTCCGATGACTACAATGTGGACAACCTCCTGGATATCTGTCACTTGTTGGAAAGAACACCGGAAAAGAGCAAGGAAACATTGACAAAGAAACTATTCTCTCAATCCAAGAATTGGATATATAACAATGAATTCTCAATTGTTGATGTTGCTGCTTATAATGTTCTTAAGCAATGGCAAAATAGTACTAAATATGCTCCTAAAGATTGGTTGGTAAAATGTGACAaactattttaa
- the LOC134792849 gene encoding uncharacterized protein LOC134792849 isoform X3, producing the protein MSTMYSMKNIITHDGDILLPKCMYHMKNLYNFDTTAKSTEEEIDINMPSKEMADLEVRQDQLLKKLDILYNRIKTISSFCNVNPAKVNRSSNIKPAFIEIPEELVLVYSPDCLPWFLKKIVKESSHPVNVSWHIHSSVPTEKVPKVQAFVKSFPKQGHASKVTIRLILKNVSADPELKWSSLELPIIGNVNILRYVSLAYPSVIPYDSDDYNVDNLLDICHLLERTPEKSKETLTKKLFSQSKNWIYNNEFSIVDVAAYNVLKQWQNSTKYAPKDWLVKCDKLF; encoded by the exons ATGAGCACAATGTATTCCATGAAAAACATCATTACTCATGACGGCGATATACTTTTGCCAAAGTGCATGTATCACATGAAAAATCTATACAATTTCGACACGACGGCGAAATCAACCGAAGAAGAGATCGATATCAAT ATGCCAAGTAAGGAAATGGCTGACCTGGAAGTAAGACAGGATCAGCTCTTAAAGAAGCTTGACATCCTTTATAATAGGATTAAAACAATAAGTTCATTCTGCAACGTGAATCCGGCAAAAGTTAACAGATCAAGCAACATAAAGCCTGCTTTT ATTGAAATACCAGAGGAATTAGTTTTGGTATACAGCCCCGATTGTTTACCCTGGTTTTTGAAAAAGATAGTAAAAGAATCCTCTCATCCAGTTAATGTGTCATGGCATATTCATTCTTCTGTCCCAACTGAAAAGGTGCCAAAGGTACAGGCTTTTGTGAAAAGCTTTCCAAAACAAGGACATGCATCTAAAGTTACTATCAGGCTGATACTCAAAAATG tttcagcTGATCCTGAATTGAAGTGGTCATCTTTGGAACTGCCCATCATTGGAAATGTAAACATTTTAAGATATGTTTCATTGGCGTATCCATCTGTTATACCATATGACTCCGATGACTACAATGTGGACAACCTCCTGGATATCTGTCACTTGTTGGAAAGAACACCGGAAAAGAGCAAGGAAACATTGACAAAGAAACTATTCTCTCAATCCAAGAATTGGATATATAACAATGAATTCTCAATTGTTGATGTTGCTGCTTATAATGTTCTTAAGCAATGGCAAAATAGTACTAAATATGCTCCTAAAGATTGGTTGGTAAAATGTGACAaactattttaa